Proteins encoded by one window of Fusobacterium mortiferum ATCC 9817:
- a CDS encoding HU family DNA-binding protein — MTKKEFIELYAEKGNLTKKEAEKNINLFLESVEESLVKGDEVTFVGWGKWEVVERAAREVRSPQSKEIIKVPAKKAVKFKVGKLLADKIK, encoded by the coding sequence ATGACAAAAAAAGAGTTTATTGAGTTATATGCTGAAAAAGGAAATTTAACTAAAAAAGAAGCTGAAAAAAATATTAACCTTTTCTTAGAAAGTGTAGAAGAATCTCTAGTTAAAGGAGATGAAGTTACTTTTGTAGGTTGGGGTAAATGGGAAGTAGTAGAGAGAGCAGCTAGAGAAGTTAGAAGTCCTCAAAGCAAAGAAATTATAAAAGTACCTGCTAAGAAAGCTGTAAAATTTAAAGTTGGAAAACTTCTAGCTGATAAAATTAAATAA
- a CDS encoding tyrosine-type recombinase/integrase, protein MVIRPNKQIYLIFLIQLNTGLRIGDVLILKKKNFNNNFIHLKEQKTGKIQHRKINTEIINKVEEYCDKKKLGHNDRMFTIKVRWVQKYIQKISFILGASDISTHSFRKTYAHIQYLDSQCNIELVRKLLNHSSVSVTQRYLGITDEEVNEASANFKIIF, encoded by the coding sequence ATAGTTATACGTCCTAACAAACAGATTTATCTTATTTTTCTTATTCAACTAAATACTGGCCTGAGAATAGGGGATGTATTAATCCTGAAAAAGAAAAATTTTAATAATAATTTTATACATCTAAAAGAGCAAAAAACAGGAAAAATTCAACATAGAAAAATTAATACAGAAATTATAAATAAAGTGGAAGAGTATTGTGATAAAAAGAAATTGGGACATAATGATAGAATGTTTACAATTAAAGTAAGATGGGTACAAAAGTATATACAGAAAATATCTTTTATCTTAGGAGCTAGTGATATATCTACACATAGCTTTAGAAAGACATATGCCCACATTCAATATTTAGATAGCCAATGTAATATTGAACTAGTAAGGAAACTTCTTAATCACTCTTCTGTTTCTGTTACTCAAAGATATTTAGGTATAACTGACGAAGAGGTAAATGAAGCTTCAGCAAATTTTAAAATTATTTTTTAA
- a CDS encoding amidohydrolase, whose amino-acid sequence MLIIKNGTILDVKNSQLVYGDISILDGKIKGIEKNIETGEEDTVIDAQGKIVAPGFIDAHCHLGLMGDSVGFENDDVNEKSEPITPHLRAIDALDPMDRVFEEAYQGGITSVATGPGSANVIGGQFAAVKTFGKRIDKMIIKEPIAMKCAFGENPKRFYGTKGKMPTTRMGTAGLLRETLFKAKEYLRKIELAGDDESKKPNFDMKLEALIPVLKKEIPLKAHAHKANDIFTAIRIAKEFDVRMTLDHSTDARAIVDELAEEKFDMIVGPSLGHRTKVELFNKSFKTAGVLNKAGIRIAITTDSPVIPLQHLPLCAGLAVKDGLDKWEAFKAISIYPAEILGLEDRIGSIDVGKDADIVIWSKSPLELDANVEYTIIDGKIAYRK is encoded by the coding sequence ATGCTTATTATTAAAAATGGAACGATCTTAGATGTAAAAAATTCTCAACTTGTATATGGAGATATATCTATCTTAGATGGAAAGATTAAAGGAATAGAAAAAAATATTGAAACAGGAGAAGAGGATACAGTAATAGATGCTCAAGGAAAAATTGTAGCTCCTGGATTTATAGATGCTCATTGTCATCTAGGACTTATGGGAGATAGTGTTGGTTTTGAAAATGATGATGTAAATGAAAAATCAGAACCTATCACTCCTCATCTAAGAGCCATAGATGCTCTTGATCCTATGGATAGAGTTTTTGAAGAGGCTTATCAAGGAGGAATTACCTCTGTGGCAACAGGACCAGGAAGTGCCAATGTAATAGGAGGACAATTTGCTGCTGTAAAAACTTTTGGTAAGAGAATAGATAAGATGATAATAAAAGAGCCTATTGCTATGAAATGTGCCTTTGGAGAAAACCCAAAAAGATTTTATGGAACAAAGGGAAAAATGCCTACAACAAGAATGGGAACAGCTGGACTTTTAAGAGAAACTCTTTTTAAAGCTAAAGAGTATCTTAGAAAAATAGAGTTAGCTGGAGATGATGAGAGCAAAAAACCAAACTTCGATATGAAATTAGAAGCTCTTATCCCAGTATTAAAAAAAGAGATTCCACTAAAAGCTCATGCTCATAAAGCAAATGATATATTCACAGCTATTAGAATAGCTAAGGAGTTTGATGTAAGAATGACTCTTGACCACTCTACTGATGCTAGAGCAATAGTAGATGAGTTAGCAGAAGAAAAATTTGATATGATAGTTGGACCAAGTCTTGGACATAGAACAAAGGTAGAGTTATTTAATAAATCATTTAAAACAGCTGGAGTTTTAAATAAAGCTGGAATAAGAATAGCTATTACAACTGATAGCCCTGTTATCCCTTTACAACACCTACCACTTTGTGCTGGACTTGCTGTAAAAGATGGATTAGATAAATGGGAAGCTTTCAAAGCTATCTCTATTTATCCAGCAGAGATACTTGGTCTTGAAGATAGAATCGGTTCTATTGATGTTGGAAAAGATGCAGATATAGTTATCTGGTCTAAATCTCCATTAGAATTAGATGCTAATGTAGAGTATACTATTATAGATGGAAAAATAGCTTATAGAAAATAA
- the eutH gene encoding ethanolamine utilization protein EutH: protein MSINNIIIYIMVFFMLIGAIDRIFNNRFGYGKKFEDGIMTMGTLALAMLGIISFSPVISSFLKPIISPFYRIIGADPAMFAGTILASDMGGYILSQELALTHDSAMFSGLFLSATMGTTLSFSIPVALGIVDRADEKYISKGILAGISTIPLGCFVGGVIAGFQIKLLFLNLIPIIAFTFLICWALLKFPKEIAKGFFLFGKFMFILTTIGLALQILETLTGVVVIKGMLPIMEGVKTVGSIAITLAGAFPMLYFVTTVFTKPLTAIGKMFRINEKSTAGLIACLAHNIPMFNILKEMDERGKLLNIAFSVSGAFVLGSHLGFTAGIDKDLVFPVIITKLVGGVSSMFVANYIYNKEFKHKKPLN, encoded by the coding sequence GTGAGTATCAACAATATAATTATTTATATCATGGTATTCTTTATGTTGATAGGAGCCATTGATAGAATTTTTAATAACCGTTTTGGATATGGTAAAAAGTTTGAAGATGGAATAATGACAATGGGAACATTGGCTTTAGCAATGTTAGGTATCATATCTTTTTCCCCTGTTATATCTTCATTTTTAAAGCCTATTATCTCTCCATTTTATAGAATAATAGGTGCTGACCCAGCTATGTTTGCTGGAACAATATTAGCTAGTGATATGGGAGGATATATATTATCACAAGAGTTAGCTCTTACTCATGATAGTGCTATGTTTTCTGGATTATTTTTAAGTGCTACTATGGGGACTACACTTTCATTCTCTATTCCTGTGGCTTTGGGAATAGTGGATAGAGCTGATGAGAAGTATATATCTAAAGGAATATTAGCAGGAATCTCAACCATTCCATTAGGTTGCTTTGTAGGTGGAGTTATAGCTGGTTTTCAAATAAAATTACTGTTTTTAAATCTTATTCCAATTATAGCTTTTACTTTTTTAATATGCTGGGCATTATTAAAATTTCCAAAAGAGATAGCTAAAGGATTTTTTCTTTTTGGAAAATTTATGTTTATATTGACTACTATTGGATTAGCTTTACAAATATTAGAAACACTAACAGGAGTAGTTGTGATAAAAGGTATGCTTCCTATAATGGAGGGAGTAAAGACAGTAGGAAGTATAGCTATTACACTAGCTGGTGCTTTTCCTATGTTGTATTTTGTAACTACTGTATTTACAAAACCATTGACAGCCATTGGAAAGATGTTTAGAATAAATGAAAAATCAACAGCTGGACTTATAGCTTGCTTAGCTCATAATATTCCAATGTTTAATATATTAAAAGAGATGGACGAGAGAGGAAAACTTTTAAATATAGCTTTTTCTGTAAGTGGAGCTTTTGTTTTAGGAAGTCATTTAGGATTTACAGCTGGAATAGATAAAGATTTAGTTTTTCCTGTAATTATTACAAAACTTGTAGGAGGAGTATCCTCTATGTTTGTAGCTAACTATATTTATAATAAAGAATTTAAACATAAAAAACCTTTAAATTAA
- a CDS encoding YjjG family noncanonical pyrimidine nucleotidase: MNYDLILFDIDGTLLDFDMTEKVALEDTCAEYGFPCTEEMLERYHHINIECWKQLEEGLIDKQELAFIRFNRFFTEFNLVGNPIEFNTKYRARLGEGAYLIKNAVEICEKLYGKVDLAVASNGGKDIQYNRLRKVDLEKYFKYFFISEEIGYNKPDINFFNYIFEKTKITSPERVLIIGDSVSADIQGGNLAGIKTCWYNPKGLESDSTKKDFIITDLLELEKIILGAVAI; the protein is encoded by the coding sequence ATGAACTATGATTTAATTTTATTTGATATTGATGGGACACTTTTAGATTTTGATATGACAGAAAAAGTTGCTTTAGAAGATACTTGTGCTGAATATGGTTTTCCTTGTACAGAAGAGATGTTAGAAAGATACCACCATATCAATATAGAGTGTTGGAAACAGTTAGAAGAGGGGCTTATAGATAAACAAGAATTAGCTTTTATCAGATTTAATAGATTTTTTACAGAGTTTAATTTAGTAGGAAATCCTATAGAATTTAATACTAAATATAGAGCCAGACTTGGAGAGGGAGCTTATCTTATAAAAAATGCTGTTGAAATATGTGAAAAATTATATGGAAAAGTAGATTTAGCTGTGGCTTCTAATGGGGGAAAAGATATACAATATAATAGACTTAGAAAGGTAGATTTAGAAAAATATTTTAAATATTTTTTTATCTCTGAAGAGATTGGATATAATAAACCAGATATTAATTTTTTCAATTATATCTTTGAAAAAACAAAAATTACTTCTCCAGAAAGAGTCTTAATTATAGGAGATTCTGTCTCTGCTGATATCCAAGGTGGTAACTTAGCTGGAATAAAAACTTGTTGGTATAATCCTAAAGGATTAGAAAGTGATAGTACAAAAAAAGATTTTATAATAACAGATTTATTAGAATTAGAAAAGATAATTTTAGGGGCTGTTGCAATTTAA
- a CDS encoding homoserine kinase, producing MAVYTRLQKEEIEKILSNYNLTLKNFYMIKTGILNTNYYIECIEGKFVLRVFEGGRKYFEENQELEFLLELKDIVPCCTPLQTTSGNNYIVYKNKMIALFYFIEGEPIKSFNEAYLKEIGKYLGVLHSFSIGKKLIRRSRIDMEKYYKKIDFQNIDIPFDIKEKIKILYEEVKIFNFSSLPCGVIHNDIFPDNIFVKDNKIVGILDFNEAQTAPFIIDLAIVINFWIRVYQFDLEVEKRYIDIFLEEYEKYRKLEEREKRALDMALKKMALTFILLRLDKFINENLSEVFIENKSYTQLLPLLEYY from the coding sequence ATGGCAGTATATACTAGATTACAAAAAGAGGAGATAGAAAAAATCTTATCTAATTACAATCTCACTCTTAAAAACTTTTATATGATAAAGACAGGTATTTTAAATACAAATTATTATATAGAATGTATTGAGGGAAAATTTGTACTAAGAGTATTTGAAGGAGGTAGAAAATACTTTGAAGAAAATCAAGAGTTAGAATTTCTTTTAGAGTTGAAAGATATTGTTCCTTGTTGTACCCCTTTACAAACTACTTCTGGAAATAATTATATAGTATATAAAAATAAGATGATTGCTCTTTTTTATTTTATTGAAGGAGAACCTATCAAAAGTTTTAATGAAGCTTATCTTAAAGAGATTGGAAAATATTTAGGAGTATTACATAGTTTTTCTATTGGTAAAAAACTTATTAGAAGATCTCGAATTGATATGGAAAAATATTATAAAAAAATTGATTTTCAAAATATAGATATTCCTTTTGATATAAAAGAAAAAATAAAAATACTTTATGAAGAGGTTAAAATTTTTAATTTTTCCTCTCTTCCTTGTGGAGTTATTCATAATGATATTTTTCCAGATAATATCTTTGTAAAGGATAATAAAATAGTAGGAATTTTAGATTTCAATGAAGCTCAAACAGCTCCTTTTATAATAGATTTAGCCATTGTTATTAATTTTTGGATAAGAGTCTACCAATTTGATTTAGAAGTAGAAAAGAGATATATTGATATTTTCCTTGAAGAGTATGAAAAGTATAGAAAGTTAGAAGAGAGAGAAAAGAGAGCTCTAGATATGGCTCTAAAAAAAATGGCTCTCACATTTATTCTTTTGAGATTGGATAAGTTTATAAATGAAAATCTATCAGAAGTATTTATTGAAAATAAAAGTTATACTCAATTATTACCATTGTTAGAATATTATTAA
- the pcp gene encoding pyroglutamyl-peptidase I, with amino-acid sequence MKVLITGFDPFGGEPINPAWEAVKRLPDNIDGVEIVKLQIPTVFKKSAKKLFENIDTVKPDVVICVGQAGGRYEFCVERVAINLDDGRIPDNEGYQPVDVKVFEDGENAYFSNLPIKAMVEEVKKAGIPAAVSNTAGTYVCNHIMYSLLYYINKNNLNIKGGFIHVPYITEQVLDKKNTPYMDLNSITRALEASIKAVKNYETDIKVSGGKEF; translated from the coding sequence ATGAAAGTATTAATTACAGGATTTGACCCATTTGGAGGAGAACCAATAAATCCAGCTTGGGAAGCTGTAAAAAGATTACCAGATAATATAGATGGAGTAGAGATTGTAAAATTACAAATACCTACTGTATTTAAAAAATCTGCTAAAAAATTATTTGAAAATATAGATACTGTTAAACCAGATGTTGTAATATGTGTAGGACAAGCTGGTGGAAGATATGAATTTTGTGTAGAGAGAGTTGCTATCAACTTAGATGATGGAAGAATTCCTGATAATGAAGGATATCAACCAGTTGATGTTAAAGTTTTTGAAGATGGAGAAAATGCTTATTTTTCTAATTTACCTATTAAAGCTATGGTAGAGGAAGTTAAAAAAGCTGGAATTCCTGCTGCTGTGTCTAATACAGCTGGGACTTATGTATGTAACCACATAATGTATTCTCTATTATACTATATCAATAAAAATAATCTAAATATCAAGGGTGGATTTATTCACGTTCCTTATATTACAGAGCAAGTATTAGACAAAAAAAATACTCCATATATGGATTTAAATAGTATAACTAGAGCTTTAGAAGCTTCTATAAAAGCGGTAAAAAATTATGAAACAGATATAAAAGTTTCTGGTGGTAAAGAGTTTTAA
- a CDS encoding DUF979 domain-containing protein, whose translation MVNTLLEIMYIICGLVLVICGVYALNDSANPKKIGTAAFWIIFGIIFMAGPHMNPALVGALLLVMGGLTATKNVRLGSLKNSSDEYRMVQEEKIGNKIFIPALSIGVVAFSVAQFTNLGGLVGLGVGALVSLILTMLVTKESVKNIPYDSSRMLQQMGASVILPQLLGALGALFAKAGVGEVVAGIMSGIIPDGNRLLGVVGYCIAMAIFTMIMGNAFAAFAVITAGIGVPFVINLGANPAIVGALGLTAGYCGTLMTPMAANFNIVPASILEMENKNGIILVQAPVAITLLLIHIVLMYILAF comes from the coding sequence ATGGTTAATACACTTCTTGAGATAATGTATATAATTTGTGGACTTGTTTTGGTTATATGTGGAGTTTATGCTCTAAATGATAGTGCAAATCCTAAAAAAATTGGAACAGCTGCTTTCTGGATAATATTTGGTATAATTTTTATGGCTGGACCACATATGAATCCTGCTTTAGTAGGAGCTCTACTTTTAGTAATGGGTGGACTTACTGCTACTAAAAATGTAAGATTAGGAAGTTTAAAAAATAGTAGTGATGAGTATAGAATGGTTCAAGAGGAAAAAATTGGAAATAAAATATTTATACCAGCTCTATCTATTGGAGTGGTAGCTTTCTCAGTGGCTCAATTTACAAATTTAGGTGGACTTGTTGGGCTTGGAGTAGGAGCTTTAGTTTCTCTTATCCTAACTATGTTGGTTACTAAAGAGAGTGTAAAAAATATTCCTTATGATTCTTCAAGAATGTTACAACAAATGGGAGCAAGCGTTATATTACCTCAACTATTAGGAGCACTAGGAGCACTATTTGCTAAAGCTGGAGTTGGAGAGGTAGTAGCAGGAATAATGAGTGGAATAATTCCTGATGGAAATAGATTGCTTGGAGTAGTAGGGTACTGTATAGCTATGGCTATATTTACAATGATAATGGGAAACGCCTTTGCTGCTTTTGCTGTAATTACAGCTGGTATAGGAGTACCATTTGTAATAAATCTTGGAGCTAATCCAGCAATAGTAGGAGCACTAGGACTTACTGCTGGATATTGTGGAACTCTTATGACTCCAATGGCAGCAAACTTTAATATTGTTCCAGCTTCTATTCTTGAAATGGAAAATAAAAATGGTATAATATTAGTACAAGCTCCAGTAGCTATTACTTTACTATTAATCCATATAGTATTAATGTATATATTAGCTTTTTAA
- a CDS encoding DUF969 domain-containing protein: protein MIKLIGVLLILIGFTLKLDTIAVVLLAGVATGLVSSMDFMEILNVLGSAFVSTRYMTLLLLTLATVGILERNGLRERAAKCISSLQGATCGKVLTLYVIIRTIAGAMSLRLGGHVQFIRPLVYPMAKGAAERDGKLTKELDEELKGLANSMENYGNFYGQNIFIASSGVLLILGTLKEAGIDGVEAYDIAKASIPMGIIAIILAAIKNYMFDKKIKVKKGDING from the coding sequence ATGATTAAATTAATTGGAGTCCTATTAATATTAATAGGATTTACTTTAAAGTTGGATACTATCGCAGTAGTTTTACTTGCTGGAGTAGCTACTGGGCTTGTATCATCAATGGATTTTATGGAAATTTTAAATGTTTTAGGAAGTGCTTTTGTATCAACTAGATATATGACACTTTTACTTTTAACTTTAGCTACTGTTGGTATATTAGAGAGAAATGGACTTAGAGAAAGAGCAGCAAAATGTATCTCTTCTTTACAAGGAGCAACTTGTGGAAAAGTTCTTACTCTATATGTAATAATCAGAACAATAGCTGGAGCTATGTCTTTAAGATTAGGAGGACATGTACAATTTATCAGACCATTAGTTTATCCAATGGCTAAGGGAGCAGCTGAGAGAGATGGAAAACTAACTAAAGAGTTAGATGAAGAGTTAAAAGGACTAGCTAATAGTATGGAAAACTATGGAAACTTCTATGGACAAAATATCTTTATAGCTTCTTCAGGAGTATTGCTAATCTTAGGAACTTTAAAAGAAGCTGGAATAGATGGAGTAGAGGCATATGATATAGCTAAAGCAAGTATTCCTATGGGAATAATAGCTATAATTTTAGCTGCTATTAAAAACTATATGTTTGATAAAAAAATAAAGGTAAAGAAAGGTGATATTAATGGTTAA
- a CDS encoding AraC family transcriptional regulator has translation MEKACMLQLKRESLKKLELKFCGYSECESLHSFGPASRPTYILHIVLEGKGIFVVDNKKYFLEKGQGFIIEPNIVTFYQADAKNPWKYFWIGFDGEGAEKYLRELGIIQHKPIFRTDKLDELFSLLKEMLKRKNLTLAEELKLQGLFYEFFSLIVEENSIEEKDEKNELNPYVDKIITYIKNNYWDDINVNNIIEYVGLNRSYLSTLFKKNMGITIQEYLTVFRLSRANELLDITNESIENVANSCGYKDPLVFTKAYKKKYGVTPTQHRKKDRKEAKENLIKYGKRIQG, from the coding sequence ATGGAAAAAGCTTGTATGTTACAATTGAAAAGAGAGAGCCTAAAAAAATTAGAGTTAAAATTTTGTGGCTATAGTGAATGTGAATCTTTACATAGCTTTGGACCAGCTTCTAGACCCACTTATATACTACATATTGTTTTAGAGGGCAAGGGAATATTTGTAGTGGATAATAAAAAATATTTTTTAGAGAAGGGACAGGGGTTTATAATAGAGCCTAATATAGTAACTTTTTATCAAGCAGATGCTAAAAATCCTTGGAAATATTTTTGGATTGGTTTTGATGGAGAGGGAGCAGAGAAATATTTAAGAGAACTTGGAATTATTCAACATAAACCAATTTTTAGAACTGATAAATTAGATGAGCTTTTTTCTCTGTTAAAGGAGATGTTGAAACGAAAAAATTTAACATTAGCTGAAGAACTTAAACTCCAAGGATTATTTTACGAATTTTTCTCTCTTATTGTAGAAGAAAATTCAATAGAAGAGAAAGATGAAAAAAATGAATTAAATCCATATGTTGATAAAATTATAACATATATTAAAAATAATTATTGGGATGATATAAATGTCAATAATATTATTGAATATGTTGGCTTAAATAGAAGTTATCTATCCACTTTATTTAAGAAAAATATGGGGATAACAATTCAAGAATACCTAACTGTTTTTAGATTATCTAGAGCTAATGAATTACTAGATATAACAAATGAAAGTATAGAAAATGTTGCTAATAGTTGTGGCTATAAAGACCCACTAGTCTTTACAAAAGCTTATAAGAAAAAATATGGAGTAACACCTACTCAGCATAGAAAAAAAGATAGAAAAGAGGCAAAAGAGAATTTAATTAAGTATGGAAAGAGGATTCAAGGTTAA